The Manis pentadactyla isolate mManPen7 chromosome 12, mManPen7.hap1, whole genome shotgun sequence genome contains the following window.
ctctattgttttattcttctctattttgtttatttattttctgaactttattatgtcactcctactgactttggggctcagtagttcttttttttctagtttcattaattgtgagttcatatgggattgttctttttacctttggtaggtctgtattgcagtgTACATCCCTactagcacagccttcgctgcgtcccacagatttttgcggtgttgagttactgttgtcatttgtctccacatattgcttgatgtatgtttttatttggtcattaatccattgattatttaggagcatgttgttaagcctccgtgtgtttgtgggcttttttgttttctttacataatttatttccagtttcatacttttgtggtcttagaagctggttggtacaatttcaacccttgtgaatttactgaggctctttttgtggcttcgtAAATGATCTattcatgaaaatgttccatatgcacttgagaagaatgggtatcctgctgcttttgggtggagagttctgtagatgtccgttaggtccatctgttctaatgtgttgttcagtgcctctgcgtccttccttattttctgtctgattgatctgtcctttggagtgagtggtgaatgtattgcattctatttccccctttaattctgttagtatttgtttcacatatgttggtgctcttacattgggtgcatatatatttataatggttatctgctcttgttgggctgacccctttatcattatgtaatgctcttctttgtctcttgttactttctttgttttgaagtctgtttgtctgatacaagcattgtaactcctgcttttttcttcctattgtttgcatgaaatatctttttccatcccttcaattttagtctgtgtatgtcttagggtttgaagtgagttccTTACAGGCAGCATATAGTCAGGTCTTGTGTGTTTATTCACTCAGTGACTGTGAAAAAATCTtcataaaaatgacaaaacaccaaaaaacaaaaaaaggaagaatgggcAGCTCACAAATTGTGAGGACACCCTCCCAAGCCTAAGAATAAAACCCATAGGTCCCTAGGCTATGACCTATaacccccaccccaggcagaTGGGACTTATTCTGACCTGTGAGAGAAAGGGGTTCGTATACAACAGGTGCTGAGCACTGACTTCCtacatcagtgaatgaatggagcTCTGAATGAGGTCTCCCACAGTCCTGACTCCTGGAGCTGCTGGGAGGAGCTGCTGGACAGACACTTGTGAGTCCAAAGTATTGTGTATACAGCAGGTACTCAGTTAACCCTGGGCCAGGGCTCTGCCTGGCAGGGTTGCCCAAACCTAGAGATAGGGCCCAAAACCAGTGCTCTGAACTCCTTTCTACTTTACAAAGGCCCAGAGAGGAATCTCCTGTAGGCCATTttctagatggaaagacagaatcTGAGGTGGCTTCAGTAAAAAGAGACTGTGatgaaaaaaaatcccagagTGGTGGGCGTCAGGCATGGCTAGATCTGAGGACTGGGGTCTGTCTGTCTGGGCCGCTGTCCTCCctgcaggcttctcttccaggcaGTCTCAGCCTGCTCCCGGTAGGAACAGGGTGTCCATTTCCCCGTTCCTTTCAGCAAGAGCTTCAGGTGATGCTCAGTGAGAATCTAATGCCCAGGGCTTGGACCCAGGGGCTGTGTGGGGGGCTGAATTTGTCATCAGTACCAGAGGGCACCAAGCTGGGTGCTCTGCTACTACTGGGCACAAGACTGGATGACCACCATCGGGACATACAGCTTCCTAGAGTTTCCCTGGAGGCTGTTCATGGGGGGCTTAGGTGCCATTCTGGACTTGCGGGTAGCTCTGAGCCCCTGTGAAGTCAGGTCTCTAGGGTCTTTCTCATGTGGTTCCTGACCCGGCATCCCGTCCGGTCTGTCCGCTTGGCCGTGCCACTAGGCTGGAGTCCAGCCCTAAGGAATGAGAATTGGTCTTCAAGGGAGGGCATGCCTGGTGCCCCAAACTCACCCCTGGAGCACGGCTTGAGCAAAAGCTAGGAGGTGGCCAATCCAGGGAAGGGGCACTCGTGGAGCAGTGAGCAGTCACTGTagctggggccctggggcctccGTCTCCCCTTCTAAAGgcacagatagggaaactgagcacCCCCAAAAGGGCAGGACCTGGCCTTCTGCCTTGGGCCTCCCTAGCCCAGAGGCCTTGTCTCCTTTGCCACAAAATTCAGAGATTCTGGGTTTTAATCTCCACTTCCAACACCATCTTGCCTCGTCCCCCATTAAAACCAAAAACTTGATCTCGTTGAGCATctcataaatatataattatggggtcatcatgttgtacatctgaaaccaatattgtatgtcaagtatatttgaatttttaaaggggaaaaaaagaaaaaaacggaGAAGTCTGTTTTGCAAACTCCATGAGAGGTGGCTGGGAGCAGGGCGGGGTGGGCCTGGGGGACATGTGCCACTGCTGCCGCCTGGTGGCCATGGGGGGGGGCGGGGAATCTGCGACAAACTCCTTGAAGGATGGCGCTGTCGGGGTGTGTACGGGGGAGGTGGGCACAGGTCCTCCTGCGTGGCTTTGGGTGTGAGGAGCAAGGAACCCCAGGTCTCGGGTCTGGGCTGATGGACGGACCAAGGCTTCTGTTATAGGGGTATCCCGCCCCATTCCCCCTCCGGCCGTCCCTCCCTTTGCTCAGGCGTGATTTTGCAGAGTTCCGAGTGACCATCCAGCTGTCTCCCCCAGAGTGGGTGCTCCTGGGGCGCCAGGGGGAAAGATTAATAAGTGCAcctggaaagaatgaatgaattttccAGCTAGGGGGTTTTGAGCAGCACAGCCAGGCTTTGGCTGGGGGAGCGGATACCTAATAGGAGGTTCATTTATTAAGCCTTAGAtgcacctgccccaccccagaacAGCTCTGTAAGGTCAACATTACCACCACCCCCATTGTACAGGGGAGACTGAAGCCAGGGAGGGGCCACCACCTCCCTCAGAATGCTTGGGATCCCCCTTGATCCCCCTTCCTTTTCCCACACCGGGATCCTCCCACGTCTTGCAGTGTGGCTGAGCTCTGCACCCAACCTCCCCATCCAGTGCTTCTGGGACAGGACACCCAGCCCAGGGTCCTAGGATCAGCAGCAGCCCCCTTTGGGCCCTCTCCTGCCTATTCCACCCCTGAATAGACCAGTGACAGTGCCTGTCCATGCCCCCTGGATGTCAGGCCAGGGCCCAGTGTAGCCACTCGTTTATGGTGCTTTCTAGGGCTCCCACCACAGGTGCCAGACAGAGTAGGTGGGGGAACGAAGGAGAGTGAGGCCTGAGCTGGGGGCAGGAATGGGGTCTGGGCCCCTTGGCCCCAGTTTGAGTCCTGCCCATGCTGGAATCGGGTTAGCCaccaccctctctgagccttcgtGGTCACATCCGTAAAATACAACAGCCATGCACCTCTCCAGGGGGTTATGGGGGTTCAGGGCATCATGTGAGTGGATGGAACAGGCTGGGTGTACAATAAGCACATAATAACCAGCTTTCATCAGTCTTCCCATCCAAAAGACCAGACAGACGTTCCTGTTTCTCCCTCAGGCCTCCAGGTGCTGGGAGCCACTAAACCTGGGGCTCTGCATTAGATCTCCGAGCAGCAGTGGGAGTCCAGCCAGCTGCGCAGGGCTGCCCTCCAGACCATCCTGCCCACGAGGCTCCAGAGCCCTGGCCGTGGGGTGTCCATGCATCTGTGTCACATCCTCCAAGGGCAGCTCCGTGTCCAGGGCTGGCTGAGGGGTGCCCTGAGGCAGCTGTGTCTTCTCTGTGAAAGGCCCGGGAGTGTCCAGGTCAGCCCTCTCACTTTTGTCCCAGGACATGTTCACCACCAGGATATCTTCTGGtgttgcctcctccaggaagtccacTGGGCTGGTCCACTGCCATGCCTGGAAAGGGAGAGTAGGGCCAAGGCTGTGGACGGATCCCTACTTCCCATCCACACAATCCCACCCTCCACCTGGGGTGGTCCATGTCCCTGCTGGCTAAATTCTCTTAAAATCCTGAGATCAATTAAAAGATCAAGTCTGCCTCAGTGACCCCCTTCAGACCCTCTTAGGAAGGGACCCCATTTCTTCTTGGGAAATTGCTGCTCCTCTTCGCACTTGATGCGGTAGGGCAGGGCAGTGGTGCCCAGCCAGTCAGAGCACTCCAGCCCCCTGATTCCAGTGATAAGTTCAGGGATGGGCATGTTACCCATGCTGGGCCAATCAGTGATGGCGCTGCGTCTTTTGCTGCAGCGAATGGGGGAAAAGGACAGCCAGCTCCCACAGGGGGAAGACCGAGCTTGCCTGAGAGAGAAGACCCTGCGGGCAGAACAGCAGCCCAGACAGATGGATCCAGCCATACCTGAAGCCTACCACTCTggatatttttttcccccatcggGGTCCCCTCTGTCAAAATCACTTTGAGCTGTTTCTGTTCCTAGGAAATGACCCACGGGAGGTTCCTCTGTGAGCCACTGCTCccccatctgtaaaacgggaCAGGCGTTTGGAGTCCATGCCTCAGtgggttggggagaaaaaaatgagctaATGTATGGCCATTACCCTGCAGAGCCCTGGCCCACAGTATGGACCCAATAAGCAGGACCTGGAGTTCTGAAAGGAGCCCTTACCTGCTTCCCCTGGCTGCCAGGGAGGTCGACCGCGCTGCTGGCACAGGGTGTGGGCAGGGGCGGCCACAGGTGCCGTGCGGCCCTGGGAAAGAAGGGAAGCCGGTCAGAGGAACAGTGCTTCCAATGttactttttaacttttctgatttatttttttaaatctcttattaGGTTCTAAAGGGAGTGAAGGTGTGGATTGAGGGAGGGGCTACAGGAGTCTAACAGACCCAGGTCCAAACCCCCCACTGCCAGATGCCCTGAACATGAccacctgggcctcagtttccttatctgtaaagtgggcacAAATACCTAGCTGGTGTGAACAGTTATTACTGTTATGATTATTGCTATTATGGATCGTCTTGGAGGAGAGGGTGCAAGTTACCTGTTCAGGCTGAAGTACCCACAGATGCCCAGGAGAAGGATGCTCACAAAGCTCCCCAGACACACTAGGAATATGGACAAATCCGACAACTCAGAGACCTGGACTTCTGCGGAGGGGAGAGCTTGGGTTGGGGGAGGGACACCTCCCGCCTCTCCTTGGGGAGGGCGGGGAGGGCAGGCCTCCCATCAACCTGCTGCTGACCCTGGCACATCACGGCCCCTCCATGCCTCGATTTCCTCACCTTTGAAGTGAGAGACAAAGAAACCCCCTTGTGCCGTGTCTGTGGGGTAAAGGCCTTGACACGCCGCCAGTGTTCAGGACACCAGCGCCGAGGGCCCGCGGGTGCGGCCTGTATATTGCTGCCCTGGTCCCAGAACTGCCCTCCCCACACCAAGCCTGACTGACTGGCCCTCTTGAGGCCAGATTTCACTGCAAGGACAACAGGCAGGGACCCTAGCAGGAACAGGGGTCATTTGGTCTCCAATCCCTCAGGGTCATGATCCCCAAGACAACAGAGCCCACCTCCTTATCTTTGTGATGACAGAGACACACATTCATTGgtggtcattcattcactcaataaatagcACCCCCTGCTCCCTGCCACTCCCCAGGAGACCCTAGGCtgggggaggcagagccaagacacacacactcctacCTACTCCCAAGGTGCCAGTCAGTCTCTGCTGAGGGAAAGCCTGGAAGGCTTGCTGGAGGAGGAGGCTTTTGAGCTGAGCTTTGAAAGGTGAAAAGGAGTTTGACGATAGAGAGAAgatgcattccaggcagaggggcttCATGGGCAAGGCTACAGGGGTGTGAGAGAAGGTTCATGAGGGAAAGCGGCAGGTGACAAGCTGGTGAAGGAGGTGGGAGCAGGCCAGGCTGGGACTTTCTCCTGAGAGCAATGCATGGGGGGCCACGGAGCAGGGCCAGGTGGGACTGCTTGCAGAGACGTGGGAAGGGGCAGTACATACTAGGTGACTACCTAGCCCCgcctcccctgccctccactcACCGATGCTAAAGTGCTGGGGCTGACTCCAGGCGCCCCACTGCGTCACCGCGTGTGCACGCACCTGCACAGTATAGGATGCACCAGCCTGCAGGCTGCCGAGGGTGACCTGGGTCTCTGTGGGCTTCACAGACAGCTCTGCAGGACAGAGGCACGCATGCATCCCTGGTGCAGCTTTACTCCCCAGAGGCTGAGCTTGCATGATGGGATggccatgttgctgaaaattctCCCCTTAATACACCCATTCACCCCCAATTTATTTAGAGAACTGTTCTTCATCAAAATATTCAGGGCATGATGctatttttctccagttttcacCTCCACTGGCTCTTTGCTCACTCCCCTCCTGCCCCAtctgctttttcctcccagaTGCCTAAAAAATCAGATTcagtcctacctcagggcctttgcactggagGCTCCCCACACCTGGTTCACCTTTCCCCAGATACCTGCATGGCTTCCTCCCTCACCACTTTAAGGTCAAGGCCAAGGCCAAGGTCAACTTTAACTTTGTTTAACTTGCTCCCCCAGTGTCCCCAGCACTTACCTCAGTGTTTGTGAACTGAACAGCTTTAACGAATACAGCATTCCATAAACATCCTTAAAAAGAGAAGTACAAATTCCTAGAACCCTAAAGCCCTAACTTTTTCCTCTATTCAAGAGTGGAATATTCTTCAGTGGAAATTTTGGGGCATCTGGTCAGTTTGGCTAAATGGGCATTTGGTACGTTGATCTTCAGCAATTTGGCTTTCTGGCAAATTGATTTTCAGCAAATGGGCTGAGTCCAGCTGTGCCACCCTGAATAAGCCCCGAGTCCAGCTGTGCCACCCTGAAtaagcccccagcccccacttgGCCCCATTTCTGCCCTCTAAACAACGGAGGGATGGCGAGGCTGATGGCAGGATGTGTGTCTTTGATGCCAGAGcatctctcctcctccctcccaaaGTCCTGCCTTGCCTCCTGCTGGACGCTGGCTGGGAAGGCAAGACACGAACTCACGGCCTCAGTGGCCTGGCCTGTGGCTGTGGGTGCTGGGTGGGCGAGGCTGTATTTGCAAGGCTGTGTCACCCAGGAAGAGAGGACGGGGTAAGTCCTGGTGATAGACCCTCCCCCTACATTCTCACCTCTTGCCTTCCTGAGACTGTCTGCCTCTGCTCTGTGGGAGTTGAGTTGCTGATGCACGTGAGGGCTTGCTACCCATTTGCCCGGCAATCATGAGCACTAAGCCGCTGCCCACTGGGACCTCTCTGGGGGTCTGGAAAGGGTAGCCAAGACCCTTGAGTCCAACCACCTTATTTTATGGGTGTGAAAAGGCCCCGAGTGGGTACAGTGAGGTCCCCTGGTCACACAGCAAGACAGAGCTCAAGCCCAGACCCCTTCCTTCCCCAGCCAGGCCCGTGCTGCCGCACTTACCTGACACTGGTTGCTGTCCTCATTCTGGCAGCGCAGGACGTACTCCTTCAGGGCGCCAGGGCAGAGGCTCAGTGGGGACGGCGTCCAGGCCACGGACACTGAGTCCCGGCTGAGTTTCCTCACCGACACGTGCTGTGGGCTCCCGGCTCCTGAGGCTGCAACCAGAGCCATTGCCGGGGTCAGCTCCCAGAGTGCTGGCTGAGCACCGCCTGTACGCCCAGCCAGCCCCGCCAGAGGCCCAGGAGAACATGGCCACAGAGTCAGGTGGGACCGGGTTTGAATCTGCCATCACCTGTtctcctctctggcctcagtttgctTATCTATGAAATGGTGCAATGCTGCTTGGGGTGTCTTAGCAATCAACTGAGGTGACTTCTATGTGTCCATCTTCTGGCCAGGGCCTGACACATGGTGCCTCTAAATGCTCGTCCCTCTTCCTGATACCCAAGACCACTGCCACGTCCTCCACAGAGACCACCCTGCAGGTTTGCGCCACTTACCATTGCCCCGAAAGTGGTAGGAATACAAGACTGTGGACCACGAGGTGGGCTTCTCCGGATGTGCAGAGGCAAAGATCATGATGTGATAACACGTCTTCTGCCCCATCGCCCCAGCTGCTTGGCTCCAGGTATGGGATGCTGGAAGGATTAGCAAGGGCCAGGCTAGTAAATAGGCTGTATTTCCACCTCTGCACCTTTGAACTGTCTGTGCCATCTGTCGGGAACTCCTAGAGCACTGCTATTCATGGTTCAAAGCCCTTGCACCAATGTCCCCTCCTCCAGAATCCCTTCCCTTGCCCCCCACAACCTTTTCCCACCCCCTCCGTCCAGCCCAGCCCTTTCTCCTTGGGGCTGTGGATGTTTGTATTTCTGGCTCCCCAGGATGGGAGCTCCTCGAGGGCCAAAACTGAGGTTGAAGTTTCTGGGGGCCCAGCCAGACCCAGGATAGTAAATGGGAGAGTGAGAGGCTGCCAtgtgcccccagcccccacattTCCCTATAGAGGCCTCATTAATTTGCCACCAGCAGCTTGTTAGCTGCCACCTTCTCTGCCATGGGGGAATGTTTTACACACACCCTAGGATGTGAGACTCATTACCTGCTGCAGTGCAATCTGCCCGCGGCTGTACCCTGACACCCCAGGATCCCAGCAGGAGGCTCCAGACCCACATGGGTAGGAGAGGATGAGTCATAGGTGGTCCCTACCTCTATGTGACTTGGGGCAAGTGGCaagacctctctgggcttcagacaCTCCACATGGACAGCCCTGCAGGTCTGAGCTGACCAGGAGCTCTAACGGAGGGCACAGAAGCAGAGGCAGGAACCCCGACTTTACAGTACCCATGCCAGCAGGGTTCCGGTCCCGGGGTGCGATCAGGGTGTAGGCAGCGAGGCTTCCGTCCCAGCCCCGAGGTTGCCACTCAATGTAGTATGTCAGGCCCTGGGCCCGGGCTGGCCACTGCATAGTGGTCCCAGCCACTCTAGTCCTGACGCTCAGAGCTCCTGGTTCTGGAAGGAGACAGGCAAGCGCATCAGGATATTGGGTCACTCTCTCCCACCCAAAGGCCCCAGCAGCCCCATCCCACCCTCTGGCCAAGCTCTAAGCCCACGGGGGCAGAAGTGTCTGTGTATGGCTGTCTCCCCAAGCTGGGGGCTGCCAGGTTGGAGGCCGGGCACAGAGGGGGTGACAGCAGCTGTCTGACTGAGCTGAGTCCTCTTCCAGCCTGACCATGGGTTCCCCACCAGGACACCCACCACCAGTGCTCCCTGTGCTGCTGGgctgccctgccccccaccatgCTGGGTGGGCATGGGGCAGGACGGGCCGCCTGGGCTGGCCAAGGCTCGAGGCCCAAGGATACTCCCAGTCAATCCCCTGGGCTCATGTTTCCCACTCCCTACAGCAAGGGCATTAGCCACAAACTCAGAGATGGAGGTGCTGCTTCTGATTCTGAAGACAACTACCGTTTACTGAGCACCACCTTTATGCACCAAACCACTGCTGAGTGCGTACTTTGCTACAAAGTGGGATGTGATCACCCCAACAatacagaaactgaggctcagagagggggagCCACCAGCCCGTCACACAGCAAAGCCATGGGCCAAACCGGGCCAGGAGCTAAAAGGTGAAGCACcttacctttct
Protein-coding sequences here:
- the LOC130679730 gene encoding interleukin-12 receptor subunit beta-1-like, which translates into the protein MCKGSEVGVSLMCLRTRSASGPRDLTCYRVFSAGYECSWQYEGPAAGVSHFRRCCLRPGRCCYFAAGSATKLQFSDQDGVSVLYAVTLCVESRAANRTEKSPEVTLKLYSLVKYDPLPEDIKVSTSAGQLRMEWETPARQDGAEVQFRHWTPGSPWKLDASQEFQPRRRQLSAAAPGGPWSGWSSSVCIPPETTPQPEVNFSVEPLGLDGRRQVALHWQLPQLEAPEGCLRPSSGMEVTYYIHLHMLSWPCKGKATGMRHLRKVLMLSGAAYNLTVVSWNCFGPGSNQTWHIPAHTSTEPGALSVRTRVAGTTMQWPARAQGLTYYIEWQPRGWDGSLAAYTLIAPRDRNPAGMASHTWSQAAGAMGQKTCYHIMIFASAHPEKPTSWSTVLYSYHFRGNASGAGSPQHVSVRKLSRDSVSVAWTPSPLSLCPGALKEYVLRCQNEDSNQIFKLSVKPTETQVTLGSLQAGASYTVQVRAHAVTQWGAWSQPQHFSIEVQVSELSDLSIFLVCLGSFVSILLLGICGYFSLNRAARHLWPPLPTPCASSAVDLPGSQGKQAWQWTSPVDFLEEATPEDILVVNMSWDKSERADLDTPGPFTEKTQLPQGTPQPALDTELPLEDVTQMHGHPTARALEPRGQDGLEGSPAQLAGLPLLLGDLMQSPRFSGSQHLEA